Proteins co-encoded in one Gossypium arboreum isolate Shixiya-1 chromosome 11, ASM2569848v2, whole genome shotgun sequence genomic window:
- the LOC108474197 gene encoding uncharacterized protein LOC108474197 isoform X2: MTKMDPQAFIRLSIGSLGLRIPGSALRSSKTGIRAFSSPCSWWKGSHCGVGVKRQQIGTFKLEVGPEWGQGKPVILFNGWIGIGKNKHESGKPGAELHLRVQLDPDPRYVFQFEDVTMLSPQIVQLRGSIKQPIFSCEFSRDRVAKVDPLGTYWTGSADSSDIETERRERKGWKVKIHDLSGSAVAAAFITTPFVPSTGCDWVAKSNPGAWLIVRPDICRPESWLPWGKLEAWRERGIRDSICCRFHLLSEAQDGAEVLMSEILISAEKGGEFFIDTDRQMRQGPTPIPSPQSSGDFSALSPIAGGFVMSCRVQGEGKSSKPLVQLAMRHVTCVEDAAIFMALAAAVDLSIEACKPFRRKIRIGSRHSL; the protein is encoded by the exons ATGACAAAAATGGATCCTCAGGCTTTCATCAGGTTGTCAATAGGCTCTTTGGGTCTGAGGATTCCTGGATCAGCCCTGAGATCTTCGAAAACTGGAATCCGTGCATTCTCTTCACCATGTTCAT GGTGGAAGGGTTCGCATTGTGGTGTTGGAGTCAAGAGACAGCAGATTGGGACATTCAAGTTGGAGGTGGGTCCTGAATGGGGTCAAGGGAAGCCGGTGATTCTTTTCAATGGATGGATTGGCATCGGCAAAAACAAGCATGAGAGCGGAAAACCAGGAGCTGAACTTCATTTGAGAGTACAACTCGATCCTGATCCAAGATACGTGTTTCAGTTTGAAGATGTGACCATGCTGAGTCCTCAGATAGTACAGCTTCGAGGTTCCATCAAGCAACCAATTTTTAGTTGCGAATTTAGTCGAGACAG GGTAGCAAAGGTGGACCCATTAGGCACTTATTGGACAGGTTCAGCTGACAGTTCAGATATAGAGACGGagagaagagaaaggaaaggATGGAAGGTGAAGATACACGATCTCTCTGGCTCGGCTGTTGCGGCAGCCTTCATAACCACTCCTTTTGTTCCATCAACAGGTTGTGATTGGGTTGCCAAGTCCAACCCAGGAGCTTGGTTGATTGTTCGTCCTGATATTTGCAGGCCAGAGAGTTGGCTGCCTTGGGGAAAGCTTGAGGCGTGGCGTGAGCGTGGCATCAGAGACTCTATTTGCTGCCGGTTTCACTTGCTGTCCGAAGCCCAAGATGGAGCTGAGGTTCTCATGTCCGAGATACTCATTAGTGCCGAAAAGGGTGGGGAATTTTTCATCGATACTGACCGACAAATGCGGCAGGGACCAACTCCAATACCCAGTCCGCAAAGCAGTGGAGACTTTTCAGCATTAAGCCCAATTGCCGGTGGTTTCGTAATGAGCTGCAGAGTCCAAGGGGAAGGTAAGAGTAGCAAGCCATTAGTGCAGCTAGCTATGCGGCATGTGACTTGTGTGGAGGATGCTGCCATTTTCATGGCACTTGCAGCAGCTGTTGACCTGAGCATTGAGGCATGCAAGCCTTTCCGAAGAAAGATAAGGATAGGGTCCCGCCATtctttatga
- the LOC108474197 gene encoding uncharacterized protein LOC108474197 isoform X1: MTKMDPQAFIRLSIGSLGLRIPGSALRSSKTGIRAFSSPCSCEIRLRGFPVQTTSIPLVSSPEATPDIHSIASSFYLEDSDVKALLTPGCFYNPHAYLEIIVFTGWKGSHCGVGVKRQQIGTFKLEVGPEWGQGKPVILFNGWIGIGKNKHESGKPGAELHLRVQLDPDPRYVFQFEDVTMLSPQIVQLRGSIKQPIFSCEFSRDRVAKVDPLGTYWTGSADSSDIETERRERKGWKVKIHDLSGSAVAAAFITTPFVPSTGCDWVAKSNPGAWLIVRPDICRPESWLPWGKLEAWRERGIRDSICCRFHLLSEAQDGAEVLMSEILISAEKGGEFFIDTDRQMRQGPTPIPSPQSSGDFSALSPIAGGFVMSCRVQGEGKSSKPLVQLAMRHVTCVEDAAIFMALAAAVDLSIEACKPFRRKIRIGSRHSL, from the exons ATGACAAAAATGGATCCTCAGGCTTTCATCAGGTTGTCAATAGGCTCTTTGGGTCTGAGGATTCCTGGATCAGCCCTGAGATCTTCGAAAACTGGAATCCGTGCATTCTCTTCACCATGTTCATGTGAGATACGACTCCGAGGTTTCCCTGTGCAAACAACATCTATTCCCTTAGTGTCCTCACCCGAAGCCACACCTGATATTCACAGCATTGCCTCCAGCTTTTATCTAGAAGACTCTGATGTGAAGGCTTTGCTGACCCCTGGCTGTTTCTATAACCCCCATGCTTATCTGGAGATCATTGTCTTCACAGGGTGGAAGGGTTCGCATTGTGGTGTTGGAGTCAAGAGACAGCAGATTGGGACATTCAAGTTGGAGGTGGGTCCTGAATGGGGTCAAGGGAAGCCGGTGATTCTTTTCAATGGATGGATTGGCATCGGCAAAAACAAGCATGAGAGCGGAAAACCAGGAGCTGAACTTCATTTGAGAGTACAACTCGATCCTGATCCAAGATACGTGTTTCAGTTTGAAGATGTGACCATGCTGAGTCCTCAGATAGTACAGCTTCGAGGTTCCATCAAGCAACCAATTTTTAGTTGCGAATTTAGTCGAGACAG GGTAGCAAAGGTGGACCCATTAGGCACTTATTGGACAGGTTCAGCTGACAGTTCAGATATAGAGACGGagagaagagaaaggaaaggATGGAAGGTGAAGATACACGATCTCTCTGGCTCGGCTGTTGCGGCAGCCTTCATAACCACTCCTTTTGTTCCATCAACAGGTTGTGATTGGGTTGCCAAGTCCAACCCAGGAGCTTGGTTGATTGTTCGTCCTGATATTTGCAGGCCAGAGAGTTGGCTGCCTTGGGGAAAGCTTGAGGCGTGGCGTGAGCGTGGCATCAGAGACTCTATTTGCTGCCGGTTTCACTTGCTGTCCGAAGCCCAAGATGGAGCTGAGGTTCTCATGTCCGAGATACTCATTAGTGCCGAAAAGGGTGGGGAATTTTTCATCGATACTGACCGACAAATGCGGCAGGGACCAACTCCAATACCCAGTCCGCAAAGCAGTGGAGACTTTTCAGCATTAAGCCCAATTGCCGGTGGTTTCGTAATGAGCTGCAGAGTCCAAGGGGAAGGTAAGAGTAGCAAGCCATTAGTGCAGCTAGCTATGCGGCATGTGACTTGTGTGGAGGATGCTGCCATTTTCATGGCACTTGCAGCAGCTGTTGACCTGAGCATTGAGGCATGCAAGCCTTTCCGAAGAAAGATAAGGATAGGGTCCCGCCATtctttatga